In Cervus elaphus chromosome 31, mCerEla1.1, whole genome shotgun sequence, one DNA window encodes the following:
- the LOC122687466 gene encoding kunitz-type protease inhibitor 2-like translates to MAQLSEPRRCGVLLALLASLLLSGAGAADKERGVHDFCHLPKKVGRCRASFPRWWYNVTDGSCQQFVYGGCDRNDNNYMTKEECLAKCAGVTENTVDEPTRDKADSSVPSVPRRQDSDDLSDDTFSYEEHCIAKAVTGPCRAAFPRWYFNAEKNSCDNFIYGGCRGNKNNYCSKEECMQQCFGKQLYPALPFGSKVVVLVGLFVMVLILLLGASVVCLIRLARRNQERTLRTVWSSADDKEQLVKNSYVL, encoded by the coding sequence ATGGCGCAGCTCTCTGAGCCGAGGCGGTGCGGGGTGCTCCTCGCCCTGCTGGCATCGCTGCTCCTCTCCGGGGCTGGGGCGGCCGACAAAGAACGTGGCGTCCACGATTTTTGCCACCTTCCCAAGAAAGTGGGAAGATGCCGGGCCTCCTTCCCTCGGTGGTGGTACAATGTCACTGACGGATCCTGCCAGCAGTTTGTGTATGGAGGCTGTGACAGGAATGACAATAATTACATGACCAAGGAAGAGTGTCTTGCTAAGTGTGCTGGTGTCACAGAGAACACCGTCGATGAGCCGACCAGGGATAAAGCAGATTCTTCTGTCCCAAGTGTTCCCAGAAGGCAGGATTCTGATGACCTCTCCGATGATACTTTCAGCTATGAAGAACACTGCATTGCCAAGGCTGTCACTGGGCCTTGCCGCGCAGCCTTCCCACGCTGGTACTTTAATGCCGAGAAGAACTCTTGTGATAACTTCATCTATGGAGGATGCCGGGGCAATAAAAACAACTACTGCTCCAAGGAGGAGTGCATGCAGCAATGCTTCGGCAAGCAGTTGTATCCTGCCCTGCCCTTCGGCAGTAAAGTGGTGGTCCTGGTGGGGCTGTTCGTGATGGTCCTGATCCTGTTGCTGGGAGCCTCCGTGGTCTGCCTGATCAGGCTGGCGCGGAGGAACCAGGAGCGCACCCTCCGCACCGTCTGGAGCTCTGCGGATGACAAGGAGCAGCTGGTGAAGAACTCTTACGTCCTGTGA